ATCAAGGCATGATCGTATTAGATCCGAATGGCGAAAAGCTGAATTTGATGCCCTTGAACGTTGGGCCTAGCCACCCGGCAACTCACGGTTGCTTGCGCTTCTTGACCGCTATGGATGGTGAAACCATCGTGGCATCTGTCGAAGAAATCGGCTACCTGCACCGCGGGTTCGAAAAGATGGTCGAACGCGGCACTTGGCAGCAAGTCGTCCCGTACACGGACCGCTTGAACTACTGCTCTGCTATCATGAACAACATTGCGTTCTGCCGTGCAGTCGAAAACATGTTCCAGGTCGAAATCCCGGAACGCTGCAAGGTGCTCCGCGTGATTGTGAACGAACTTTCCCGTATCAACGACCACTTTGTGTGCGTTGCTGCTGCGTTCCAGGACTTGGGCGGTACGACTCCGTTCATGTACGCCTTCAACCCGCGTGAAGAAATCATGTGCATCTGGGAAAAGCTCACGGGTGCACGTCTTACGAACAGCTTTGCTCGCATTGGCGGTCTCTACCGCGATAGCTACGAAGGTTTTGAACAGGACGTTCTCGCAGCCCTCAATTCTACTGAAAAGGCTTTGAAGGACTTGCACGCCTGCTTGGACAGAAACCGCATCTTCCTCGACCGTACGGTGGGCATCGGCAAGATCTCTGCCGAAAAGGCTATCAGCTACGGCTGGACCGGTCCGTGCCTCCGCGCTTCCGGTGTTGCCTCTGA
The DNA window shown above is from Fibrobacter sp. UWB2 and carries:
- a CDS encoding NADH-quinone oxidoreductase subunit D; translated protein: MIVLDPNGEKLNLMPLNVGPSHPATHGCLRFLTAMDGETIVASVEEIGYLHRGFEKMVERGTWQQVVPYTDRLNYCSAIMNNIAFCRAVENMFQVEIPERCKVLRVIVNELSRINDHFVCVAAAFQDLGGTTPFMYAFNPREEIMCIWEKLTGARLTNSFARIGGLYRDSYEGFEQDVLAALNSTEKALKDLHACLDRNRIFLDRTVGIGKISAEKAISYGWTGPCLRASGVASDLRKDEPYYDYETYDWEVVVGTQGDCNDRLQVRLAEIEESVKIVRQALKRLAPGPVDIVDPRIRVPAHKLAYQDMEGLIGRFKSVYEGIRVPEGEYYCGSECANGELGFTIISDGSGHPYRIKVRPPCLTQFAAFHELVEGGLLADSMAVLSGLNIIAGELDR